The genomic DNA TAAAAATTAGGGGAAATGTTATGAAAAAGGCAGTAGATCAGTGTATAAACTGATGTTTTTCATATATTTATTGTTGTTTAAATAAATATGGCTTTCAACAAATATTCGTTGTTTATAGGGTTGCTAAATCAATGAAAATCGTCTATAATAATTGATGGTTTAAAAATTATTGCTAATTAGTAAAGTGTGAGATGAAAATGAAACTGAAAAAGAAAAATAAGACCATTTTAGGCCTCCTGTCAATTGTGATTGCTATCTTCCTTTTTTCTCCTGCAAAGTCGGAGGCTCAAGATAGTACATCCTCAAGTAGGGTAAGTTATTCCTTTGCAGAAAAATCCAGTATTCCAGAGGAACATTTGCGTCTGTTAAAGGAAGGTTTTCCTACGGAAATTGCCAAGGCAGATGAGGAAAAATTCATTTTGGTTTACCAAATGAAGGAAACTTCTCCTTCGTCGGGTACAACAGTGGAAATGACAGATAACTCAAAGGAAACGACAAGTAGTGAAGAGGCGACTAAGCTAGTTGGACATTTGCCAAATACTAGTGATAGTAACACAGCCCCTCTTGTTTTTATGGGGGTAGGTCTTCTTGTTTCAGTTATCTACATGGCTTTAGTTAATCGTAAAGCGAATCGCTTTATTTGGTTAATTGTACTTTCTGGAGTGGGGTTATCTGCCTACTATTCGCTTCACATATCAGCTCAATCATCTATTTTGAAGGATGTCGTTGTGAAGTATGTACCTAAAGGTCAGTCTATGGTATATAAACCGGAATCAATTGAGGGATACGACTACATTGGTTATATTTACTTTGTACCATCTTTACCAGTTCAACCGGAGAGGGTCGAAATTACTTCCGAGGAATCCAGGACGAGTGTGACAACAACTACTAGCGAACCCCTAACTATAAGTTCGATTACCACAACAAGCGAAGAACCCTCGACAAGCACTACGACCATTGAGGAGCCGACAACCAGCACCAGCACTACGACCATTGAGGAGCCGACAACCAGCACCAGCACTGCGACTATTGAGGAGCCGACAACCAGCACCAGCACTACGACCATTGAGGAGCCGACAACCAGCACCAGCACTGCAACTATTGAGGAGTCGACAGCCAGCACCAGCACTACGACCATTGAGGAGCCAACAGCCAGCACCAGCACTACAACAAGTGAGGAGCCGACAACCAGCACCAGCACTACAACAAGTGAGGAGCCGACAACCAGCACCAGCACTACGACCATTGAGGAGCCGACAACCAGCACCAGCACTACGACCATTGAGGAGCTGACAACCAGCACCAGCACTACAACAAGTGAGGAGCCGACAACCAGCACCAGCACTACGACCATTGAGGAGCTGACAACCAGCACCAGCACTACAACAAGTGAGGAGCCGACAACCGGCACCAGCACTACAACAAGTGAGGAGCCGACAACCAGCACCAGCACTACAACAAGTGAGGAGCCGACAACCAGCACCAGCACTACGACCATTGAGGAGCTGACAACCAGCACCAGCACTACAACAAGTGAGGAGCCAACAACCAGCACCAGCACTACGACGAGTGAGGAACCAACAACCAGCACCACAACAACTAGTGAAGAGCCTCAAATTCCGTCGGAAGAGCCAAAAGGTAAGGTTCGTGTTAATTATTACCTCCTTGAGATTGTAAATGGTGAAGGAGGGGTATTAATAGGTGACGACTTTGTCATGCCAGGCTTTAGTATGGAGATGGGTTACGCACCAACAATGGTGGCTCCACCTACATTGTTGGAAGGGAAAATTGGTTCAGGTTATGAAGTGCTGCCACTAGAAATCAAGGGGTTTACACTTTATGATTCCTACAATGAAGTAATAAGGGGAGAATTCAAGGACGAACTAACGGAAATAGATTTCTACTATAGCATCAATAAAGGTAGTGACTACCAAGAGGGTTATGTCGCTGCTAACTTTCTGTTAGAAGATGGAACAGCTTTTGCACTGAAGAGATATATGGCTGGGCTGGTTGGTTTACCATATGATGTGCCTATTCCTCAACTAGATAATTATCAGTTTATCAAAATTGATGGACCTGCGACGGGTTACTATAGTAAGGAAGATATTCCAGAAGTTTCGCTGACCTATAAAGATATTCGCAATACCTCTTTGACAGTTCTTCATCTGACAGAGGATGGGCAAGAATTGGGTCGAGAGGTAATTCGAGGAGTCGCGGGTAAAAAATACTCATTAGAGCGTGTTTATCCTGTCTATCATTATTTTTATAGTTTCGTAGGTATTGAAGGCGGAGAAAGAACAGGACGATTTACAGAAGAACCCCAGACAGTCGTTTATCGCTACAACTATGCATTCTCAGAAGGTGTAGTTAAGATTAATTATTTAAACCAAAAAGGCGATGGCATCTACCTTTCTGGAGGGGAACCAACCAGTGTTTCAGGTCCCTTTGATACCAATTACACTATTGAACCGTTCCAGGGGAATGACTATTATGAACTTACACATACTGAAGGAGATTTGACAGGTACCTTTGATCGGAAACCGAGAGAAGTTAATTTCTATTATCGGGAAAGAGGACCGGCAGAGGTGACAGTAAACTATCTCACCGAAGATAATCAGTTGTTAAAATCTAGAACATTAAAAGGGAAGAATGGTCTCCCGTACTCAGTTGATACAGCATACAGCGATGGATATGAATTGGTTCGCCATGAGGGAGAACTTTCTGGTGTCTACTCTAGTGAACAAGCTAAAACAGTGACACTTTACTACCGAGAGCTTCCAGAAGCAGGGCCTGTTACAGTTAAGTTTGTAGATGTAGTAACCAACGACATCCTCTCTACATTAACGTATAGTGGTTATGTTGGGAATCAATATACAAGTTGGAATAGTTATAATGGCAGTGATATTTATGAACTAGTTGAAATCACTGGTGCACCAGAAAAAGGATACTTTATTCCAGAAGAACAGACGATTACTTATCATCTAAAACGGAAAAAGCATTCTCTTTGGGTAGTACACACAAGTACCGATTATTTCTTTCAAAGGAACTTGAGAAAAAGCGAAAAGATAGAGGCTATTACAGGTGGAACTTATACGATTACTCCAATAGATAATATCGAGTATGTTGTTGATCAAGTGGAGGGTGGAAATCTAAGTGGAGAGATACCATATGGAGATAACACCGTTTATGTTCACTATATTAAAAATCCAAACCGCTCAGGTATCAATTTCCTTTATTCCAACACCATGTATGTAGAATTTGCAGCTCCAACATTTGTTAGAGGCAATATTGGCGAAACCTACACTGCTCCGATTAAGCAGTTTAAAGGGATGTTGTATGTCGGATCTGATAGTACAGACGAAGCTGGAAATGATTTTTTTATCTTTAAACCAGAAGATCAAACCATTACCTTATTCTATGATTTCAAAGCTAGCGTTATTGTAAAACACGTCTATCGCAATAATCCTGAGTACAATACAGAGGTAGTATTAGAAGGTGTTGTTGATAGTGAATATATTACAGAACCGATTCTCAGAGAAGGTACAATACAAGCAGAAATAGAAGGTGATGCAACAGGTTATTATCCAGGATATGGAGAGCCACCTCTTGTTGTGACTTACTATTATGATTAACTAGGAAACGACTCAATCTGATTGGGTCGTTTTTGGTCTATGTGATTTTAAGTCAGAACCCATGACAACTAAACCATATCTTGGACGGCTGGCATAAAATGGTTTTGATGTACAATGCACTATAAAAGCGTAGGCTGTCCGCTTGGTTTTCCGTGAAAGGAAGGGTGTCATTGTAGTCTGTATCAACTATATAACAAGGAGTGAATACGTTTTTAGTTCGACCAATTCCCTAGGTTTCAGGTTGCCATTTGCTTGAAAATCTGCTATAATAACAAATTAAAAGGAGAAATTATGAATTACGCACAATCATTTTTAATGGCCAATATGAGCTCTTTCCCAGCAGATAAGCTTCCGATTTTGCAAAAGGAAGTGGAACAACTGGATGACCAAGCTATCACAACCCTGATGATGACGGAAATAAAAAATCCAACAACAGCCCTTCTTATTTCTATTTTTGTAGGAGAATTGGGAATTGACCGTTTTTATGTTGGTCATAAAGAATTAGGGATTTTAAAACTCAGTTTACTAGTCATATCTTTTGTAACCCTATTTATTTTGATTGGATTTTTCCTCCTTCCGATTCTCTATATCTGGAAGATAGTGGATATTTTTCTTATCATGGGAGCTTGCAAACAGGCGAATTTTGAGCGGCTTATCCAGCAGCTGAATTATGTAAAAATGGCACAGAAAAGCCAGGTCGCTAAGACGCAAGGGCCTGTGAAAGAAGATGCGGTAGAAGTAGTTGAAGAAGCACCGGTAGATGTGATTGTAACAGAACACATTGAAGAAACGAGTCTTGTAGAAGAAGAAGCTGTGGTTCAAGAAGAAACTGTGGCTCAAGAAGAGATTGTAAATGAGCCAGTTGTTTCTGACGAAGGTTCAGAGGAACGTTCGGAATAAAGGAACTAACAGTAAGAGTTTGTCAAAAAGACTTTACAAAATTAGCTTTTTTGTCTATACTAGTACACTATAAACTTGATTATTAAGGAGATTATTATGTCACGTTTTTCTGATACTTACCTTGCAGCGAATGCTGCGAACCTTCCAGCTGAAGCTCTTCCAATGCTTCGTGAACGTTTGGATGCTCTTGATGAATCACAAACAGCTTTTATCTTGGCAACAGAGTTGAAGAGTCCAACAACTGCTTTGATTTTTTCTATTCTTTTGGGTTCTTTCGGAGCAGATCGCTTCTACATCGGTCAGGTTGGTCTTGGTGTTGCTAAGTTGTTCTTGTCTTGGTTAACATTTGGAATCTGGGTCTTGGTTGACTGGTTCCTTATCATGAATGCTACCAAGCGCGCTAACCTTGAAAAGTTGAACATGGCTTTGATGGCAGCAACAGCAGGTCGTTAATTCTTTCAAAATAAACAGCCTTACATTGTAGGGCTTTTTGTCTGCCCTTGAAATGTCACTAACTTGTAACTTTGTGAAGGGAGTTTTTCTGTTATAATAATAAAATGCTTATAAAGGAAGGGGGATTCGACAATGGGTTCTAAAAAAATCACAATCTTTTTATTTCTCATCTATCTCTCCTTTTTGACTTGGATAATCCTATTTAAAATGGACTTGACCAACCTTTTTCAAGCCAGATACGCCACTCGTAGTTTAAATCTCATTCCTTTTGCGGGAACAGCAGTATACAATGGCGTTTTGGACTATCAGGAAATTCTCCTCAATATTCTTTGTTTCATTCCTTTTGGCATGTATATGGAAATGCTCTTTCGTAAAGCTTCTTGGGTGGTTAATCTGACGGTCATTTGTTTGGTAAGTCTAGCTTATGAAGTGATTCAATATGGATTCATGATTGGAATTGCAGACATCACGGACTTGCTAGCAAATGGACTGGGCGGAGCAATTGGGATCAACATCCTCTATATGTTGACGAGCATCTGGAGAGAGAAAACTTACGGTCGTTTAAATGCTCTGGCTCTGGCGGTGACAGTGTGTTACTGTCTTCTGGTTGTTGCTTTTATGTAAAGGTTTTCAAGAGCTCCTATTTTTGCTATAATGTACTGCGATGAATATAAAAGAAGAAATTAAGAATCTGGCTCAAGAAATTGGGATTTCCAAGATTGGGTTTACAAGTGCAGACGACTTTGATTATTTGGAAAAATCCTTGCGGGCAGCAGTTGAAGAGGGGCGTTCTTCGGGTTTTGAACATAAAAATATCGAGGAGCGTATTCGTCCAAAACTGAGTTTGGCTTCAGCCAAGACGATTATTTCCATAGCAGTAGCTTATCCGCGTCACTTGCCTCAGCAGCCTCAAAACAGAGGATTTAAACGAGGGAAAATTAGCCCTAGCTCTTGGGGAGTTGACTACCATTATATTTTACAGGATAAGATGGAACAGTTGGCGCGTAGGATTGAGCAATTGACAGCCGATTTTGAATACAAGGGGATGGTCGATACGGGAGCCCTAGTAGATACAGCCGTTGCCAGACGGGCTGGGATTGGTTTTATCGGGAAGAGCGGCTTGGTTATTTCAAAAGAGTTCGGCTCTTATATGTTTCTAGGAGAGCTGATTACCAATCTGGAGATTGAGCCCGACCAGCCAGTTGATTACGATTGTGGTGATTGTAATCGTTGCGTTCAGGCTTGCCCCACCTCTTGTCTGATTGGTGATGGAACAATGAATGCGAGGCGTTGCCTCTCTTTTCAAACTCAGGACAAGGGAATGATGGCGCTGGAGTTTCGGAAAAAAATTAAAACGGTGATTTATGGTTGCGACATCTGCCAGATTTGCTGTCCTTACAACAAAGGTATCAGTAACCCACCGATTGTTGCTATTGATCCGGAATTGGCTCAACCAGAGCTGCTTCCATTTTTGGAGCTATCCAATGGACAGTTCAAAGAACAGTTTGGACAGTTAGCAGCCAGCTGGAGAGGAAAGAATATCCTTCAGCGCAATGCCATCATCGCTTTGGCAAATGCCCATGACCGCTCCGCAATTCCTAAATTATTGGAAATTATTGATAAAAAACAAAATCCTATCCACATGGCAACAGCGATTTGGGCACTCAGTCAGTTGGTCAAAGAACCTAACGACGACTTGTTAGACTTCATAGAAGCCATTCAGACAGAGCATCCCGATGTCTTGGCAGAACGAGAAGCATTCATGACAATAGCCAAAAATAGACAAGTGTGATAGAATAGAAAGAAGTATAAAAACGAGGTAGATATGGATACAGCAGAAATTCGACAAAAAAAAGATGAACTAGCTAGCAAATTAGAATCTTTCAGGAGGTCTCTTTGACTTAGAAGGTCTGGAAGAAGAGATAGCCATCTTGGAGAACAAGATGACCGAGCCTGATTTTTGGAACGACAATTTATCAGCTCAAAAAACCTCTCAAGAATTGAATGATTTGAAGGCAACCTATCAGCATTTCCATCATATGATGGAGTTGTTGGATGAAACAGACATTCTCCTTGATTTTCTAGCTGAGGATGAATCTGTTCGTGAGGAGCTGGTTGACAAACTTGGGGAGTTGGACAAACTCATGACCAGTTATGAAATGACCCTCCTTTTATCAGAGCCGTACGATAGCAACAATGCTATTTTGGAAATTCATCCAGGTTCTGGAGGGACTGAGGCCCAGGATTGGGGCGAGATGCTGATGCGGATGTACACACGTTTTGGGAATGCCAAAGGTTTCAAGGTGGAAACCTTGGATTATCAGGCAGGTGACGAAGCGGGTATTAAGTCTGTAACTCTTAGTTTTACAGGACCAAATGCTTATGGGCTGCTCAAGTCTGAAATGGGCGTTCATCGTCTGGTTCGGATTTCACCATTTGACTCGGCTAAGCGAAGGCATACTTCCTTTACTTCAGTAGAGGTCATGCCGGAGCTAGATGATACCATTGAGATTGAGATTCGTGATGACGAGATCAAAATGGACACCTTCCGAAGTGGGGGTGCCGGTGGTCAGAACGTCAACAAGGTTTCAACTGGGGTTCGACTGACCCACCTACCGACAGGGCTTGTTACCCAGTCGACAGTGGATCGTACCCAATATGGCAA from Streptococcus oriscaviae includes the following:
- a CDS encoding MucBP domain-containing protein encodes the protein MKLKKKNKTILGLLSIVIAIFLFSPAKSEAQDSTSSSRVSYSFAEKSSIPEEHLRLLKEGFPTEIAKADEEKFILVYQMKETSPSSGTTVEMTDNSKETTSSEEATKLVGHLPNTSDSNTAPLVFMGVGLLVSVIYMALVNRKANRFIWLIVLSGVGLSAYYSLHISAQSSILKDVVVKYVPKGQSMVYKPESIEGYDYIGYIYFVPSLPVQPERVEITSEESRTSVTTTTSEPLTISSITTTSEEPSTSTTTIEEPTTSTSTTTIEEPTTSTSTATIEEPTTSTSTTTIEEPTTSTSTATIEESTASTSTTTIEEPTASTSTTTSEEPTTSTSTTTSEEPTTSTSTTTIEEPTTSTSTTTIEELTTSTSTTTSEEPTTSTSTTTIEELTTSTSTTTSEEPTTGTSTTTSEEPTTSTSTTTSEEPTTSTSTTTIEELTTSTSTTTSEEPTTSTSTTTSEEPTTSTTTTSEEPQIPSEEPKGKVRVNYYLLEIVNGEGGVLIGDDFVMPGFSMEMGYAPTMVAPPTLLEGKIGSGYEVLPLEIKGFTLYDSYNEVIRGEFKDELTEIDFYYSINKGSDYQEGYVAANFLLEDGTAFALKRYMAGLVGLPYDVPIPQLDNYQFIKIDGPATGYYSKEDIPEVSLTYKDIRNTSLTVLHLTEDGQELGREVIRGVAGKKYSLERVYPVYHYFYSFVGIEGGERTGRFTEEPQTVVYRYNYAFSEGVVKINYLNQKGDGIYLSGGEPTSVSGPFDTNYTIEPFQGNDYYELTHTEGDLTGTFDRKPREVNFYYRERGPAEVTVNYLTEDNQLLKSRTLKGKNGLPYSVDTAYSDGYELVRHEGELSGVYSSEQAKTVTLYYRELPEAGPVTVKFVDVVTNDILSTLTYSGYVGNQYTSWNSYNGSDIYELVEITGAPEKGYFIPEEQTITYHLKRKKHSLWVVHTSTDYFFQRNLRKSEKIEAITGGTYTITPIDNIEYVVDQVEGGNLSGEIPYGDNTVYVHYIKNPNRSGINFLYSNTMYVEFAAPTFVRGNIGETYTAPIKQFKGMLYVGSDSTDEAGNDFFIFKPEDQTITLFYDFKASVIVKHVYRNNPEYNTEVVLEGVVDSEYITEPILREGTIQAEIEGDATGYYPGYGEPPLVVTYYYD
- a CDS encoding TM2 domain-containing protein encodes the protein MNYAQSFLMANMSSFPADKLPILQKEVEQLDDQAITTLMMTEIKNPTTALLISIFVGELGIDRFYVGHKELGILKLSLLVISFVTLFILIGFFLLPILYIWKIVDIFLIMGACKQANFERLIQQLNYVKMAQKSQVAKTQGPVKEDAVEVVEEAPVDVIVTEHIEETSLVEEEAVVQEETVAQEEIVNEPVVSDEGSEERSE
- a CDS encoding TM2 domain-containing protein, yielding MSRFSDTYLAANAANLPAEALPMLRERLDALDESQTAFILATELKSPTTALIFSILLGSFGADRFYIGQVGLGVAKLFLSWLTFGIWVLVDWFLIMNATKRANLEKLNMALMAATAGR
- a CDS encoding VanZ family protein, with product MGSKKITIFLFLIYLSFLTWIILFKMDLTNLFQARYATRSLNLIPFAGTAVYNGVLDYQEILLNILCFIPFGMYMEMLFRKASWVVNLTVICLVSLAYEVIQYGFMIGIADITDLLANGLGGAIGINILYMLTSIWREKTYGRLNALALAVTVCYCLLVVAFM
- the queG gene encoding tRNA epoxyqueuosine(34) reductase QueG gives rise to the protein MNIKEEIKNLAQEIGISKIGFTSADDFDYLEKSLRAAVEEGRSSGFEHKNIEERIRPKLSLASAKTIISIAVAYPRHLPQQPQNRGFKRGKISPSSWGVDYHYILQDKMEQLARRIEQLTADFEYKGMVDTGALVDTAVARRAGIGFIGKSGLVISKEFGSYMFLGELITNLEIEPDQPVDYDCGDCNRCVQACPTSCLIGDGTMNARRCLSFQTQDKGMMALEFRKKIKTVIYGCDICQICCPYNKGISNPPIVAIDPELAQPELLPFLELSNGQFKEQFGQLAASWRGKNILQRNAIIALANAHDRSAIPKLLEIIDKKQNPIHMATAIWALSQLVKEPNDDLLDFIEAIQTEHPDVLAEREAFMTIAKNRQV
- the prfB gene encoding peptide chain release factor 2 (programmed frameshift); this translates as MDTAEIRQKKDELASKLESFRRSLDLEGLEEEIAILENKMTEPDFWNDNLSAQKTSQELNDLKATYQHFHHMMELLDETDILLDFLAEDESVREELVDKLGELDKLMTSYEMTLLLSEPYDSNNAILEIHPGSGGTEAQDWGEMLMRMYTRFGNAKGFKVETLDYQAGDEAGIKSVTLSFTGPNAYGLLKSEMGVHRLVRISPFDSAKRRHTSFTSVEVMPELDDTIEIEIRDDEIKMDTFRSGGAGGQNVNKVSTGVRLTHLPTGLVTQSTVDRTQYGNRDRALKLLQAKLYQLEQEKKAAEVDSLKGEKKEITWGSQIRSYVFTPYTMVKDHRTSFEVSQVDKVMDGDLDGFIDAYLKWRIS